In one window of Hyla sarda isolate aHylSar1 chromosome 1, aHylSar1.hap1, whole genome shotgun sequence DNA:
- the LOC130298492 gene encoding uncharacterized protein LOC130298492, producing the protein MEEWEYVEGHKDQYKDQVMMEDQQPLTSPVRSSKRTAPERCPRPLDEQNMEVITTGKNRIYINATVMKEEEETDVSGDDQYKEDIPTGKDLTCNNSTDLKEEEETEVSGDEQYKEDIPTGKDLNNINATDIKEEEETHMNGDEQYKEDIPTEKDPIYINPSDIKEEETDVSGDEQYNEDIPTGKDPIYINPSDIKEEEETDVSGDEQYKEDIPTGNCPGK; encoded by the exons atggaggagtgggagtatgtagaaggacacaaggatcagtacaaggatcaggtcatgatggaggatcagcagcccctcacatcaccag tcagatccagtaagagaacagcaccagagaggtgtccccgtcctcttgatgAGCAGAATATGGAGGTCATTACTACAGGGAAAAAtcggatctatattaatgctacagttatgaaggaagaagaagagacagatgtgagcggtgatgaccagtataaggaggacattcctacagggaaagatcttacCTGTAATAATTCTACAGacctaaaggaagaagaagagacagaagtgagcggtgatgagcagtataaggaggacattcctacagggaaagatctgaacaatattaatgctacagatataaaggaagaagaagagacacatatgaacggtgatgagcagtataaggaggacattcctacagagaaagatcCGATCTATATTAATCCTTCAgatataaaggaagaagagacagatgtgagcggtgatgagcagtataatgaggacattcctacagggaaagatccaaTCTATATTAATCCTTCagatataaaggaagaagaagagacagatgtgagcggtgatgagcagtataaggaggacattcctactggtaactgcccag